From Topomyia yanbarensis strain Yona2022 chromosome 1, ASM3024719v1, whole genome shotgun sequence, one genomic window encodes:
- the LOC131675964 gene encoding uncharacterized protein K02A2.6-like, with amino-acid sequence MLLNLQRYNLSIEFVTGKDNVVADAISRAPFDDHAAQDDYKKHDVYKLTKEIEKLNLTSFLKVSDKRLDEIIDETTNDQSMQLIIDFINRGWPSSIDRVPDGVKIYFSCRDELSTQNGIIFRNDRILVPHNLRRKLIDSCHISHNGIESALKLARANLFWPGMTSQITDVVKECPICAKYSASQPNPPMLTHSIPVYPFQLVSMDVFFADYRGCKCKWLVTVDHYSDFFEVNNIKDLTPESVIMACQQNFARHGKPQRILTDNGSNFVNSKMVKFASDWDIEHVTSAPHHQQANGKAEAAVKIAKRLLKKAEETGADFWYALLHWRNIPNKIGSSPASRLFSRAIRCGVPTAISNLLPKVVKDVPEMIENNRKKAKYQYDKRTRNLPDIQTGSPVYVQLNSESSNLWTPGTISKRFNERSYLVDVNGAEYRRSLVNLKPRKESLTLPNRFEPSVQHSSLTNFQSLEEHHPAGSDDVRSRTVNFPTACQPTSENTSTTIELLESPSSSQPVALPRGQPCAAVLKRPIDAPIATCDVSNARPRRLIKLPKRLKDYQVEYK; translated from the coding sequence ATGCTTCTCAATCTACAACGCTATAATCTGTCGATTGAGTTCGTTACTGGTAAAGACAACGTTGTTGCTGATGCCATCTCTCGTGCACCTTTTGACGATCATGCAGCACAGGATGACTATAAGAAGCATGATGTGTACAAGTTAActaaagaaatagaaaaactgaaCTTGACGTCATTTCTAAAGGTTTCGGATAAACGTCTAGATGAGATAATTGATGAAACTACGAACGATCAATCAATGCAACTCatcattgatttcattaatcGAGGATGGCCGTCATCGATTGACCGTGTACCGGATGGCGTGAAGATTTATTTCAGTTGTCGCGACGAACTCTCGACTCAGAATGGAATCATTTTCCGAAATGATCGCATCCTGGTGCCTCACAATCTTCGAAGAAAGCTTATTGATAGCTGTCACATTAGTCATAACGGAATCGAGTCTGCCTTGAAACTAGCGCGAGCAAACTTGTTTTGGCCTGGGATGACTTCTCAAATTACAGACGTAGTAAAAGAATGTCCGATTTGTGCCAAGTATTCCGCTTCACAGCCTAATCCTCCAATGTTGACGCATAGTATTCCGGTGTATCCATTTCAACTTGTTTCAATGGACGTTTTTTTCGCAGACTATCGTGGTTGTAAATGCAAATGGCTCGTCACTGTGGATCACTACTCTGACTTCTTCGAGGTGAACAATATCAAGGATTTGACTCCAGAATCCGTCATCATGGCTTGTCAACAGAATTTTGCGCGGCACGGTAAACCTCAGAGAATTCTGACTGACAATGGTTCCAACTTTGTCAATTCGAAGATGGTCAAGTTCGCTTCTGATTGGGACATAGAACATGTTACATCGGCCCCTCATCATCAGCAGGCCAACGGAAAAGCTGAAGCTGCCGTGAAAATCGCCAAACGACTTCTCAAGAAAGCCGAAGAAACAGGAGCAGATTTTTGGTACGCGCTGTTGCACTGGCGCAATATCCCAAATAAAATTGGATCCAGTCCAGCCAGTCGTTTGTTTTCCCGTGCCATTCGCTGTGGTGTACCAACGGCAATATCGAATCTTCTTCCGAAAGTAGTAAAAGATGTTCCTGAAATGATTGAAAATAACAGAAAGAAGGCAAAATACCAATATGACAAGAGAACACGAAATTTACCGGATATACAAACAGGATCTCCAGTTTATGTTCAACTGAACTCCGAATCTTCTAATCTCTGGACACCGGGGACGATTTCCAAGCGCTTCAACGAGCGGTCTTATTTAGTCGATGTAAATGGTGCTGAATATCGTCGCAGTCTGGTGAACTTGAAGCCTCGTAAGGAATCCTTAACGCTGCCAAACCGTTTTGAGCCATCCGTTCAACATAGTTCACTAACCAACTTCCAAAGTCTTGAGGAGCACCATCCAGCTGGTTCGGATGACGTACGAAGTCGAACTGTGAATTTTCCAACTGCTTGTCAACCGACTTCAGAGAACACGTCTACTACGATTGAGTTGCTGGAATCACCATCTTCATCACAGCCTGTTGCATTACCACGTGGTCAACCATGTGCTGCAGTCTTAAAACGACCAATTGACGCTCCGATTGCTACGTGCGACGTCAGTAATGCAAGGCCAAGAAGATTGATAAAACTACCAAAGCGACTTAAAGATTACCAAGTAGAGTACAAGTAA